ACCCCTCGGTCTCCCTCAAGAACCCCCCCGTCCCCCCCGTCCCCCCCGAGCCGGAGGTGACCGCCGTCCAGAAGAGGATGGGGATCTGGCAGCGACCCCGATAGGCGGATAGACGGCTGAATCCCTCACAGAGATTCTTGGTCCAGGTGGAGGAGGATTAAAAGAGATCGGATCTGCTCAAGAGATGGAACTAAAAAGGAAAGGAGGATGGAGGGAGGTGGGAAGGTTGGCCTTCAGATCACCTCCTCCCCCGTCCTCACCCGGACGGACCTCGCCACCGGGATGACGAAGATCCTCCCGTCCCCGGGCCGCCCGGTCCGGGCGGCGGCGGAGATCGTCGCGATCAGATCGTCGACCGCCTCGTCTTTTACGATCAGCTCGATCTTGACCTTGGGGAGGAGGTCGACGTCCATCGTCCTCCCCCTGTACTGGAGCTTGATCCCCTTCTGCTCGCCCCGCCCCGTCACCTCGGAGACGGTCATCCCCACAAAGCCCTTCTCCTCCAGGCTCTTTTTGACCTGGTCCAGCCGCTCGGGCCGGATTATGGCCTCAACTTTCATCATCGCCAATCACCACCTCTCGCCGCTATGCGTAAGCCTTCTCTCCGTGCTGGGATATGTCGAGGCCGACGTACTCCTCGTCCTCGGTGACCCGCAAGCCCATCGTCGCGTCGACGACCTTCGCAATGGCGTAGGTGACGACGAAGGCGTAGACGACGGCGGCGACGGCCCCGATCACCTGGGCGACGAATTGGTCGACGTTCCCCTGGAGGAGGCCGGAGGCGCCGCCGACGGCCTCGACGGCGAAGATCCCCGTAGCTACGGCCCCCCAGAGGCCGCCGACGCCGTGGACCGCCCAGGCGTCGAGGCTCTCATCGAGGCCCCTCCCCACCCTGAAGAGGAGGGCTCTGTAGCAGAGGA
The sequence above is drawn from the Methanothrix harundinacea 6Ac genome and encodes:
- a CDS encoding P-II family nitrogen regulator translates to MMKVEAIIRPERLDQVKKSLEEKGFVGMTVSEVTGRGEQKGIKLQYRGRTMDVDLLPKVKIELIVKDEAVDDLIATISAAARTGRPGDGRIFVIPVARSVRVRTGEEVI